In Balnearium lithotrophicum, the following proteins share a genomic window:
- a CDS encoding helix-turn-helix domain-containing protein has protein sequence MFNAVAINNNMAETIGQKIEKLRKAQKLSRRELAERIISKFGGASVEGMSQYIYQLEKGKRKPKVETLNKIAAVLNVPPSYFFEDQSQKEFEYLGKSDGYVKLPIYGEVGAGDMIVPVSEGDFYAVPLAGRAKPKKDWFVLKVKGKSMEPYIHDGSFLVVEPAQFGYAESGQIVVLCEEDGDYLHGCTVKKIKDAGDKWLVIPLNESFEAYTVDKNRAKIKGIVRKVIWEP, from the coding sequence TTGTTTAATGCAGTTGCTATAAATAACAACATGGCTGAGACAATTGGACAGAAGATTGAAAAGTTAAGAAAAGCCCAAAAATTAAGCCGCCGTGAATTAGCCGAAAGAATTATTAGTAAGTTTGGTGGTGCATCAGTTGAAGGAATGTCTCAATACATTTATCAATTAGAAAAAGGAAAAAGAAAACCAAAAGTAGAAACTCTTAATAAAATAGCTGCTGTTCTTAATGTCCCTCCCTCATATTTCTTTGAAGACCAAAGCCAAAAAGAATTTGAATACTTAGGAAAGTCCGACGGTTATGTAAAACTTCCGATATACGGGGAGGTGGGAGCTGGGGACATGATAGTTCCTGTTTCAGAAGGAGATTTCTACGCCGTTCCTCTTGCTGGTAGGGCAAAGCCTAAGAAAGACTGGTTTGTTCTAAAAGTCAAAGGGAAAAGCATGGAGCCTTACATTCACGACGGCTCTTTCTTGGTAGTAGAACCTGCTCAATTTGGATATGCAGAAAGCGGTCAAATAGTAGTTCTCTGCGAAGAAGATGGAGATTACCTGCACGGTTGCACGGTAAAGAAAATAAAAGATGCAGGGGATAAATGGTTAGTAATACCTCTTAATGAATCGTTTGAGGCTTATACGGTAGATAAAAACAGAGCAAAAATAAAAGGCATAGTGCGGAAAGTGATTTGGGAGCCGTAA
- a CDS encoding replicative DNA helicase has translation MSRVVAAARDVELEYTVIGTMLVDEKAFYYGISRLRPDDFVLTDLQKIFSMLKEGFENGKTFEEATTCIPKEIANKKERESLESTLLYAVEFAIENEKKFKVCVEKLIESSKKRKELEIAEKLASGKITREEALGLLSDLERDRQEKGGTVAEVGSRWLEKMEEIYNQDTVPGIHTGSGEIDQYFSYRNELTLICARPSIGKTVTGLALALNQAKRGIKVQFFSLELTEEEVMARLISIHTGIPLKRIVFGWEDFETIVNAVTEIESLPLHIEAGQFTMPQIKARIFEVQPDIVYIDYVQIIHNHSKDFKTRKEFLDYASAELREISKNTCPVVALAQLNRGVRTGKDKPSLENIKETGNLEQDASNILLLHRNLKEAPDKLVIQIAKCRVNKAGSEIIVDFDNGFPHFTLSPATPVSKGEEEVDGLFDF, from the coding sequence ATGAGTAGAGTAGTGGCAGCTGCAAGGGATGTAGAGCTTGAATATACAGTTATCGGGACGATGCTTGTAGATGAAAAAGCTTTTTACTACGGGATTTCAAGATTAAGGCCAGATGATTTCGTGCTAACAGACTTACAGAAAATCTTTTCTATGCTTAAGGAAGGCTTTGAAAACGGCAAAACATTTGAGGAAGCTACTACATGCATCCCTAAAGAAATTGCCAACAAGAAGGAAAGAGAAAGCTTGGAGAGCACTCTACTCTATGCAGTAGAGTTTGCTATTGAAAACGAGAAAAAATTCAAAGTCTGCGTAGAGAAGCTGATAGAGTCCTCTAAAAAGAGAAAAGAACTTGAAATAGCCGAGAAATTAGCCTCTGGAAAGATAACGAGGGAAGAAGCTTTAGGGCTTCTATCAGACCTTGAGAGGGATAGACAGGAAAAGGGAGGAACTGTTGCAGAGGTGGGTTCCAGATGGCTTGAGAAAATGGAGGAGATTTATAACCAGGATACGGTTCCTGGAATCCATACGGGTTCAGGTGAGATAGACCAGTACTTTTCATATAGAAATGAACTGACCCTTATCTGTGCAAGGCCTTCTATAGGAAAAACTGTAACAGGCCTTGCTCTTGCTCTAAATCAGGCAAAAAGAGGAATAAAGGTTCAGTTCTTTTCTCTGGAGCTAACAGAAGAAGAAGTTATGGCAAGGCTCATCTCTATCCACACAGGAATTCCTCTTAAACGAATAGTCTTTGGCTGGGAGGATTTTGAAACCATCGTAAATGCCGTTACTGAAATAGAGAGCCTGCCACTTCACATAGAAGCTGGCCAGTTCACCATGCCGCAAATCAAAGCAAGAATCTTTGAGGTTCAGCCAGATATTGTCTATATCGATTATGTTCAGATAATTCACAACCATTCGAAAGATTTCAAGACAAGAAAAGAATTTCTTGACTACGCATCGGCAGAATTAAGGGAAATATCTAAAAACACCTGTCCCGTTGTAGCTCTTGCACAGCTAAACCGTGGAGTTAGGACAGGGAAAGATAAGCCGAGCCTTGAGAATATAAAAGAGACAGGAAACCTTGAACAAGATGCCTCTAACATTCTACTGCTCCATAGAAACTTAAAAGAAGCTCCGGACAAGCTCGTAATTCAAATTGCAAAGTGCCGTGTAAACAAGGCTGGCTCTGAAATTATCGTGGACTTTGACAACGGATTCCCTCACTTCACATTAAGCCCAGCTACACCAGTATCTAAAGGGGAGGAGGAAGTAGATGGATTGTTTGATTTCTGA
- a CDS encoding phage regulatory CII family protein, protein MCKEAFQSVAEDLVKLAILEAHEKGYTYELIAFKVGVSPKSVEKYASGERVPSLAGFLALIAGLKLRKPVQKIAELIGMRAIEINSCSLPTTFGKLMKETGEAISEIAKALEDGEITKEEAKACIKEIDEAIDELIKFKQQLKEVK, encoded by the coding sequence ATGTGTAAGGAAGCCTTTCAATCAGTTGCCGAGGATTTAGTAAAGCTTGCAATTCTTGAAGCTCACGAAAAGGGATATACCTACGAGCTAATTGCTTTCAAGGTAGGAGTTAGCCCGAAATCGGTTGAGAAATACGCCTCCGGTGAAAGAGTTCCTTCCTTAGCTGGATTTTTAGCTCTCATAGCAGGATTAAAACTCAGAAAGCCGGTTCAAAAAATAGCTGAACTTATCGGGATGAGGGCTATTGAAATTAACTCCTGTTCTCTCCCTACAACCTTTGGAAAACTAATGAAGGAAACTGGAGAAGCTATTTCCGAAATAGCTAAAGCGTTAGAGGATGGAGAAATAACAAAAGAGGAAGCTAAAGCCTGCATCAAAGAAATAGACGAGGCAATAGACGAACTAATCAAGTTTAAACAGCAGTTAAAGGAGGTTAAATAA
- a CDS encoding terminase gpA endonuclease subunit codes for MIDWTKRELRALTPPEGITVSEWADKYRILSSRSSKEPGKWKTERVPYAKAVMDAFCDNEVEEIVLCYGAQLSKTETMLNMLGYAIHQDPGPAMFVLPSEDIARSFSKNRLQDMLISSEPLRERLPSTSHDFTNLELIMESMTIYLAWAGSPAVLASKPVRYVFLDEIDKYPPFSGREANPISLAKERTNSYQGFHKIVYASTPTTEDGNIWKQLQSCGIIYRYQVPCPKCKKFMFLEFPNLKWEDVENPEDVIDKTWYECPNCGAKITENYKHEMLLKGRWVEWKRKSKRRRKIGFWLSALYSPFIPWGKLAYEFLVSKDSPSELMNFVNSKLAEPFKETVKRREVSDILIWKRDYPPGICPSDTVALTAGVDVQKDGFYFTIWAWNTQLEQYLVRYGFVRNFDELEAVLFNSRYLVGDYPAKISRIFIDSGNDTREVYEWAWKYLGVVFPIKGQSQIRSGVPFKETLVERLPGSSLRYGTGLRLVNIDVNYYKDDIQRRFEQGKIFLHNETGEDFAKQIIAEEKRRVRRNNVYVETWVKVHQDNHYLDCLVYSNCAADHLQVRFLEPILKQVNPQSVGSFTQNNSGWLPKKKGWLK; via the coding sequence ATGATTGATTGGACAAAAAGGGAACTGAGAGCTCTAACCCCTCCAGAGGGAATAACGGTTTCAGAGTGGGCAGATAAATACAGAATACTTTCCTCTCGTTCAAGTAAAGAACCTGGAAAGTGGAAAACCGAGAGAGTTCCCTATGCAAAGGCTGTAATGGATGCTTTTTGTGATAACGAAGTTGAGGAAATAGTTCTCTGTTACGGAGCTCAGCTTTCAAAGACGGAAACGATGCTCAACATGTTAGGTTATGCCATCCATCAAGACCCTGGACCAGCTATGTTCGTTCTACCGAGTGAAGATATTGCAAGGTCTTTCTCTAAAAACAGGCTTCAGGATATGCTTATTTCCTCAGAACCTTTGAGGGAAAGGCTTCCATCTACTTCTCACGACTTTACAAACCTTGAACTAATAATGGAATCTATGACGATTTACTTAGCCTGGGCGGGTTCCCCTGCAGTTTTGGCGAGTAAACCTGTCAGGTACGTTTTTTTAGATGAGATAGACAAGTACCCTCCCTTTTCAGGAAGGGAGGCAAACCCAATTTCCCTTGCAAAGGAAAGGACTAACTCCTATCAGGGATTTCATAAAATTGTTTACGCTTCCACTCCAACAACAGAAGACGGCAACATCTGGAAGCAGCTCCAAAGCTGTGGAATTATCTATCGCTATCAGGTCCCCTGTCCAAAGTGCAAAAAATTCATGTTCCTTGAATTCCCAAATCTTAAGTGGGAAGATGTGGAGAATCCTGAGGATGTAATAGATAAAACCTGGTACGAGTGTCCTAACTGCGGGGCTAAAATAACGGAAAACTATAAACACGAGATGCTTTTAAAGGGCAGGTGGGTAGAGTGGAAAAGGAAGTCAAAGAGGAGGAGAAAGATAGGCTTCTGGCTCTCAGCTCTTTACTCTCCATTTATCCCTTGGGGAAAGTTAGCTTACGAGTTTTTGGTTTCAAAGGATTCTCCTTCTGAACTAATGAACTTTGTAAACTCAAAACTTGCAGAACCTTTCAAGGAAACGGTTAAGAGGAGGGAAGTTTCAGATATTTTAATCTGGAAAAGGGATTATCCCCCCGGCATCTGTCCTTCCGATACGGTAGCTTTGACGGCAGGGGTGGACGTTCAAAAGGACGGATTCTACTTCACAATCTGGGCGTGGAATACTCAGTTAGAACAGTATTTGGTCCGCTACGGCTTTGTTAGAAACTTTGATGAACTTGAAGCGGTTTTGTTTAATTCCCGTTATCTCGTCGGGGATTACCCTGCAAAGATTTCCCGAATTTTCATAGACTCCGGAAACGACACGAGGGAGGTTTACGAGTGGGCTTGGAAATACTTGGGGGTGGTTTTCCCGATAAAAGGACAATCTCAGATAAGGTCAGGGGTTCCATTCAAAGAAACATTAGTTGAAAGGCTACCGGGGTCAAGTTTAAGGTACGGAACGGGATTGAGGCTCGTTAACATAGACGTTAACTACTATAAGGATGACATCCAGAGGAGATTTGAGCAGGGAAAGATTTTTCTACACAATGAAACCGGGGAAGACTTTGCAAAGCAGATTATTGCAGAGGAAAAGAGGAGGGTTAGAAGGAATAACGTTTATGTGGAAACGTGGGTGAAGGTTCACCAAGATAACCACTATTTGGACTGTCTCGTTTACTCTAACTGTGCAGCAGACCACTTACAGGTAAGATTTTTGGAGCCAATTTTAAAGCAGGTTAACCCTCAGTCTGTAGGGAGCTTTACTCAGAACAATAGCGGCTGGCTTCCTAAAAAGAAGGGATGGTTGAAATGA
- a CDS encoding DUF2190 family protein — MKNYVYEGDEIVLNVGTGKTSGTPVAVGNIVGVLLTDSDSDGNATVVTRGVFSLPVKGSDGTNNVAVAVGDKLYIKNGVISKDASGVFFGYALGTVTAGATETIEVKVNC; from the coding sequence ATGAAGAACTACGTTTATGAAGGAGATGAAATTGTTCTTAATGTAGGAACTGGAAAAACATCAGGGACTCCCGTTGCCGTTGGAAACATCGTGGGAGTTCTTCTAACCGATTCCGACTCTGACGGTAATGCAACTGTTGTAACAAGGGGAGTTTTTTCTCTCCCCGTAAAGGGAAGCGACGGCACAAACAACGTTGCCGTTGCTGTCGGAGACAAGCTCTACATCAAAAACGGTGTTATCAGTAAGGATGCAAGTGGAGTTTTCTTTGGTTATGCACTTGGAACCGTTACGGCTGGAGCAACAGAAACCATTGAGGTGAAGGTCAATTGCTGA
- a CDS encoding LexA family protein: MITTSCDNVDMEIGKKIKLLRERKGLTQQELAELIGTTQQTVAYWEVGQRKPRYSKLQKLAEVFGVPISYFLEDKKQHWDLNTVFQEGKIIPVPIYAEAQAGSFGGYTMPTPEKYFPTHESMLKGLPPERVFWIKIQGHSMEPEYHPGDMILVADPSWYEVKEGAPVVVLNGDGELTVKYYHYDPKNKMIVLEPANPSYKPILIPEKELFSGEYIFFPVIAHTRIY; this comes from the coding sequence ATGATTACAACAAGCTGTGATAATGTTGATATGGAGATAGGGAAGAAGATAAAATTACTAAGGGAAAGAAAAGGATTGACTCAACAGGAGCTTGCCGAGTTAATAGGGACAACTCAGCAAACAGTTGCTTACTGGGAGGTAGGGCAAAGGAAACCAAGATATTCTAAACTGCAAAAATTAGCAGAAGTTTTTGGAGTTCCTATATCTTACTTTTTAGAAGATAAAAAACAACACTGGGATTTAAATACTGTATTTCAGGAAGGAAAAATAATTCCTGTCCCAATTTATGCTGAAGCTCAAGCTGGTTCCTTTGGTGGGTACACAATGCCAACGCCTGAAAAATACTTTCCAACACATGAATCGATGCTAAAAGGACTTCCTCCTGAGAGAGTTTTTTGGATAAAGATCCAGGGGCATTCTATGGAACCTGAATATCATCCGGGGGATATGATTTTAGTGGCTGACCCTTCTTGGTATGAAGTAAAAGAAGGAGCTCCAGTTGTGGTTTTAAACGGTGATGGGGAATTAACTGTTAAATATTACCACTATGACCCTAAAAATAAAATGATAGTTTTAGAACCAGCAAACCCTTCCTATAAACCAATACTTATTCCAGAAAAGGAACTTTTTTCTGGGGAATATATCTTTTTCCCGGTAATAGCACACACAAGGATTTATTAA
- a CDS encoding phage portal protein, whose translation MKVLEKVENLIGFFFPNWRAKREAFKLYSRSLKAAEKGRLTQNWKNWVTSPNSILSELSTVRSRANWLYENNCWVRASVDILLSRIVGSGTTLQALTKNEVFNDKAENLFKEWSYSADYYRQFHFGDIERLAILKLFTDGGVFFHIVTDTDNKDTAPFSIEVLEYGRLASFWDKPYGDNEIINGIEVDKSGKVVAYHFTVAPDSFLNPTLETKRVQAEDVIHFSPFRRPHQLLGIPLLAPVIPYAYHLDDLIEAELINAKVSASFGIAIKKNAPVGQFNQQTQQRELEIAPGMIAELNPGEDIAVIDPKRPGNTFDDFVKLILRGMGRAIGLSYEQISGDKSEVNYSSARHSELELRDFILPFRKSLERYFLRPVYTEFVKNAVSLGNLNIMGAIKDWRNWTAHRWIFKGFDWVDPLKEAQAKRLELLLGLTTLADEAAAKGKDWKELVKQRAKEVEFMDSLGLSDISETQVRGKKWE comes from the coding sequence GTGAAGGTTTTGGAAAAGGTTGAAAATCTAATCGGATTTTTCTTCCCTAACTGGAGGGCTAAAAGGGAAGCTTTTAAGCTCTACTCCCGTTCATTAAAGGCTGCCGAAAAGGGAAGGCTTACACAGAACTGGAAAAACTGGGTAACTTCCCCCAACTCCATTCTTTCAGAGCTCTCAACAGTTCGCTCCAGAGCAAACTGGCTCTACGAAAATAACTGCTGGGTAAGGGCTTCCGTTGACATTTTACTTTCCAGAATTGTAGGTTCAGGAACTACTTTACAGGCTCTAACAAAAAATGAAGTCTTTAACGATAAGGCCGAAAATCTCTTTAAGGAGTGGAGTTATTCGGCAGACTACTACAGACAGTTTCACTTTGGAGACATAGAGAGGTTAGCGATTTTAAAGCTCTTTACCGATGGTGGTGTCTTTTTTCACATTGTAACCGATACCGACAATAAAGACACAGCTCCTTTTTCAATAGAAGTTCTTGAATACGGAAGGCTTGCATCTTTTTGGGATAAGCCTTACGGGGATAACGAAATAATAAACGGAATAGAGGTTGATAAGTCCGGGAAAGTAGTTGCATATCACTTTACCGTGGCTCCAGACAGCTTTCTTAATCCTACCCTTGAAACTAAGAGAGTTCAAGCTGAGGATGTAATTCACTTTTCTCCGTTTAGAAGGCCTCACCAGCTTTTAGGAATTCCCCTCTTAGCTCCTGTAATTCCCTATGCCTACCACCTTGACGACCTGATAGAGGCGGAGCTGATAAATGCAAAGGTTTCAGCAAGCTTCGGAATTGCAATTAAGAAGAACGCTCCTGTGGGACAGTTTAACCAACAGACCCAGCAGAGGGAACTGGAGATAGCTCCGGGGATGATAGCAGAGCTCAATCCTGGAGAGGACATTGCAGTTATAGACCCAAAAAGACCGGGGAACACATTTGACGACTTTGTAAAGCTGATTTTAAGGGGAATGGGAAGAGCTATTGGCCTTTCCTACGAGCAGATTTCTGGGGATAAGTCGGAGGTTAACTACTCATCTGCAAGACACTCAGAACTTGAGCTCAGGGATTTCATCCTTCCATTCAGGAAGTCCCTTGAACGCTACTTCTTAAGGCCCGTTTACACCGAATTTGTGAAGAATGCCGTTAGTTTGGGCAATCTGAACATAATGGGTGCAATCAAGGACTGGAGAAACTGGACGGCTCACAGGTGGATATTTAAGGGATTTGACTGGGTTGACCCTCTAAAGGAGGCTCAGGCAAAGAGGTTGGAGCTCCTTTTGGGACTAACGACCCTTGCAGATGAAGCTGCAGCAAAGGGTAAGGACTGGAAGGAGCTCGTAAAACAGAGGGCTAAGGAGGTTGAGTTCATGGACAGTCTCGGTCTTTCAGATATATCCGAAACTCAGGTTAGGGGTAAGAAATGGGAGTAA
- a CDS encoding peptidylprolyl isomerase, translating to MTLSELYQRKAEILTAIQKIEKEGQEYRIGDRWMKRADLPALYKQLQEINSQIQRIESGGTFTFVRFSG from the coding sequence TTGACTCTTTCGGAGCTTTACCAGAGGAAGGCAGAAATCCTTACGGCCATTCAGAAGATAGAAAAGGAAGGGCAGGAGTACAGAATCGGCGACAGGTGGATGAAAAGGGCTGACCTTCCTGCACTCTACAAGCAGCTTCAGGAGATTAACTCTCAGATTCAAAGGATTGAATCGGGGGGAACGTTTACCTTCGTGAGGTTTTCAGGGTGA
- a CDS encoding prohead protease/major capsid protein fusion protein, with the protein MGVKLNRKGYNHAKKLIEEGKVNKTSDWSFSTEDENKLLGDDNWDEYSKWFLAVDDSEDKETKAHYKFPYGKNGKVYRRGLIAAKQRASQHGYTEIENAADRLLKMIDGDDERSSQTEKREVPSTGALVRRNFKVEVRGIVDEENKIVELSFSSETPVDRWWGKEILLHDRDAVDLTPLMSAGSVLRNHDADQPVAVPLEVWIDEKEKKGRARIQFKNTELSQKTWEEVKEGLIRGVSVGYVVDEWLYLDEKETWKRFEGPAYVAKRWKVLEISLTPIPADPSVGVGRNTETNEKEVDMPEEAVKDQIEKRDGVQTPQGEEKSITPEEIAAQERKRAAEILTLCKMHGLEERAQDWIEKGLSVEQVKDEILKELSQRRTAVGASIQVVKEEREKFREAAVDAILMRAGRKIEKPAEGSRELMSYRLEDLAKEALKRSGERVTGSRTQIIRRAMSTSDFKIVLMDAVNKTLLQDYRDIPTTYQKFTRKASASDFKTLHRIRVGSLPSLKLVKEGVEYRNVTLGEEGESYAIGKYGARFGITLETIINDDLDVFSRIPAQLARSAKRTVEETVYALILQNPKMSDGKPVFDSSHNNLGTAGPIGLDTLKEARTKFRTQKDVDGHYINVMPEFLLVPPTLFTEAQMWMKDTTLPGGTNEQRNPFANFAQVIESPYLLQAGDVEGSETAWYLFASPNSIDTIEVAFLDGKDTPEITTNESFDNDVLEFKVRLFFGAAFIDYRGAFKNPGA; encoded by the coding sequence ATGGGAGTAAAGCTAAATCGGAAGGGCTACAACCACGCAAAGAAGCTGATTGAAGAGGGAAAGGTAAATAAGACAAGTGACTGGAGCTTTTCAACAGAGGACGAGAACAAGCTCCTTGGAGACGACAACTGGGACGAGTACTCAAAGTGGTTTTTAGCGGTTGACGACAGTGAGGATAAGGAAACCAAGGCTCACTACAAGTTTCCCTACGGGAAGAATGGAAAGGTTTATAGGAGGGGGCTGATTGCTGCGAAACAGAGAGCTTCTCAGCACGGCTACACGGAAATAGAGAATGCTGCAGATAGGCTTTTGAAGATGATTGACGGGGATGACGAGAGGAGCTCCCAGACCGAAAAGAGAGAAGTTCCTTCAACCGGTGCTTTGGTCAGGAGGAACTTCAAGGTTGAAGTAAGGGGAATTGTAGATGAGGAAAACAAGATTGTGGAACTCTCCTTTTCTTCAGAAACTCCAGTAGATAGGTGGTGGGGAAAGGAGATTCTCCTTCACGACAGGGATGCCGTTGACCTAACTCCTCTTATGAGTGCGGGCTCTGTTTTGAGAAATCACGATGCAGACCAACCCGTTGCAGTTCCTTTAGAGGTCTGGATAGACGAAAAGGAGAAAAAAGGCAGGGCAAGAATCCAGTTTAAGAATACGGAACTTTCTCAAAAAACTTGGGAGGAAGTTAAAGAAGGGCTTATAAGGGGAGTTTCCGTTGGTTACGTAGTTGATGAGTGGCTCTACTTGGATGAAAAGGAAACCTGGAAGAGGTTTGAAGGACCTGCTTACGTAGCCAAGAGGTGGAAAGTCCTTGAAATATCACTAACGCCAATTCCTGCAGACCCAAGCGTAGGGGTTGGAAGAAATACCGAAACAAATGAAAAGGAGGTAGATATGCCTGAAGAAGCTGTGAAAGACCAAATAGAAAAAAGGGATGGGGTTCAAACCCCACAAGGAGAAGAAAAGAGTATTACTCCTGAAGAGATTGCAGCTCAGGAAAGAAAAAGGGCTGCTGAAATTCTAACTCTTTGCAAGATGCACGGGTTAGAGGAGAGGGCTCAGGACTGGATAGAGAAGGGGCTTTCTGTTGAGCAGGTCAAGGATGAAATACTCAAAGAACTTTCTCAAAGGAGAACTGCCGTGGGAGCAAGCATTCAGGTTGTTAAAGAAGAGAGAGAGAAGTTCAGGGAAGCTGCCGTTGATGCAATCCTCATGAGGGCAGGTAGGAAGATTGAAAAGCCTGCCGAGGGTTCAAGAGAGCTTATGTCCTACAGACTTGAAGATTTGGCCAAAGAAGCTTTAAAGAGAAGCGGAGAGAGGGTAACAGGGTCAAGGACTCAAATTATTCGCCGTGCCATGTCAACTTCTGATTTCAAGATTGTTCTCATGGACGCCGTTAACAAAACTCTCCTTCAGGATTACAGGGACATTCCCACAACCTACCAAAAGTTTACAAGAAAAGCATCTGCATCTGATTTCAAGACCCTCCACAGAATTAGGGTTGGAAGCCTTCCATCTCTGAAGCTCGTTAAGGAGGGGGTAGAGTACAGAAACGTTACCCTTGGAGAAGAGGGAGAGTCCTACGCAATAGGTAAGTACGGAGCCAGGTTCGGAATTACACTTGAAACGATAATCAACGACGATTTAGACGTCTTTTCAAGGATTCCAGCTCAGCTTGCCCGTTCTGCCAAGAGGACTGTTGAGGAGACCGTTTATGCCCTCATCCTTCAAAATCCAAAGATGTCTGACGGCAAACCGGTGTTTGATTCCTCTCACAACAACTTAGGAACTGCAGGGCCTATAGGTCTTGATACCCTCAAGGAGGCAAGGACGAAGTTTAGGACTCAAAAGGATGTTGACGGACACTACATAAACGTTATGCCTGAATTCCTCTTAGTTCCTCCAACGCTCTTCACAGAAGCTCAGATGTGGATGAAGGACACTACCCTGCCCGGTGGAACAAACGAGCAGAGAAACCCATTTGCCAACTTTGCTCAGGTTATAGAGTCTCCTTACCTTCTGCAGGCTGGAGATGTAGAGGGTTCTGAAACTGCATGGTACTTGTTCGCTTCTCCTAACTCCATTGACACGATTGAGGTTGCCTTCCTTGACGGAAAGGACACTCCTGAAATCACAACAAACGAAAGCTTTGATAACGACGTTCTTGAATTCAAGGTAAGGCTCTTCTTTGGAGCTGCATTCATTGACTACAGAGGAGCATTTAAAAACCCAGGAGCTTAA
- a CDS encoding phage tail tube protein yields the protein MRASRKTVVLAKIEDTYGVDALPDPTNDAIQVVSADPSPDYKFLENNELSPTLSRRPGMSAGGTWKIDIKVKLRGSGDKTKEPRIGRLIEACSFKKEVLDSDGDGYTDTYKYTPISSLDSQKSLTIYLYKDGELYKFVGCKGDISLDAEVREFSEVTFSFVGKLLERVEAPVPDVTYEVTKPVVFKDAMCKIDDTFAPRFSKVSIGLNNTITAVDDANSSDGIWKVFITDRKPSGSFDPLATLPSEYDFLTKFENGDVATLNFTLGQEEGNKVVVTSKIQFSDYKFSDKDGVLTNDMTFNLVTENGDDELIIEFK from the coding sequence ATGAGGGCTTCAAGAAAAACAGTTGTTCTTGCAAAGATAGAAGATACCTACGGTGTTGATGCTTTACCAGACCCTACAAATGACGCAATACAGGTTGTCTCAGCTGACCCTTCTCCTGATTACAAGTTCTTGGAAAACAATGAGCTTTCTCCAACCCTCTCCCGCCGTCCCGGTATGAGTGCAGGGGGAACGTGGAAGATTGACATTAAGGTTAAATTGAGGGGAAGCGGGGATAAAACAAAGGAGCCGAGAATTGGAAGGTTAATTGAGGCCTGCTCCTTCAAAAAGGAAGTTCTTGATTCAGATGGGGACGGCTATACCGATACTTACAAGTACACCCCAATTTCCTCTCTGGACTCTCAAAAGAGCCTGACAATTTACCTTTATAAGGATGGAGAGCTCTACAAGTTTGTAGGCTGCAAAGGAGATATTTCTCTTGATGCAGAGGTGAGGGAGTTTTCAGAGGTAACATTTTCATTTGTAGGAAAGCTCTTGGAAAGAGTGGAAGCTCCCGTTCCAGACGTTACCTACGAGGTCACTAAACCGGTAGTCTTTAAAGATGCTATGTGCAAGATTGACGATACCTTTGCTCCGAGGTTTTCAAAGGTTTCTATTGGGCTTAATAACACGATTACGGCAGTTGACGATGCCAACTCTTCAGATGGAATCTGGAAGGTCTTTATAACAGACAGAAAGCCGTCAGGCTCTTTTGACCCACTTGCAACCCTTCCTTCCGAATACGACTTCCTCACAAAGTTTGAAAACGGCGATGTTGCTACCTTGAACTTCACTTTAGGACAGGAAGAGGGCAACAAGGTAGTTGTTACCTCAAAGATTCAGTTTAGCGATTACAAGTTCAGTGATAAGGATGGAGTTCTCACAAACGATATGACGTTCAACCTCGTAACAGAGAACGGGGATGATGAGCTGATTATTGAGTTTAAGTAA
- a CDS encoding helix-turn-helix domain-containing protein, with the protein MERDVLKKRIREVFPERLLKPTDVAYICQVDKRTVLRWAEQGKLPKVVLDEKIIRFRMRDLVEFIEKRRK; encoded by the coding sequence ATGGAGAGAGATGTATTGAAGAAAAGAATTAGAGAAGTTTTTCCAGAAAGATTGCTAAAACCTACCGATGTTGCTTATATATGTCAGGTAGATAAGAGAACCGTTTTGCGTTGGGCGGAACAGGGGAAACTTCCTAAAGTGGTTTTAGATGAAAAAATAATACGTTTTAGAATGAGAGACCTGGTGGAGTTTATAGAAAAAAGAAGGAAATAA